A single Chryseobacterium sp. DNA region contains:
- a CDS encoding FAD-dependent monooxygenase, translated as MRKEVFKDEKMKTVRENEVVNIIQNKKIAARIENNFMKFHHEKGGLTFGILKLSADTVLWYSQFDNEKYKIREGCSAGNIKKYMTEIFKDWDPLVSSIVKESSYKNVHLWHVYELEKLNPFYKGNLVFIGDAAHPLIPFTSQGVTSALKDSFTLTHYLMEEENIEDAFRKYEEERKPEIEVHITNGRALLNQFLLPLDQHSKNILPISYK; from the coding sequence ATCAGAAAAGAAGTCTTCAAGGATGAAAAAATGAAGACTGTAAGGGAAAATGAAGTCGTTAATATTATTCAAAATAAAAAAATTGCAGCCCGGATAGAAAATAATTTCATGAAGTTCCATCATGAAAAAGGAGGGCTTACTTTCGGAATATTAAAACTTTCTGCGGATACCGTCCTATGGTATTCACAATTTGACAATGAAAAATATAAGATCCGCGAAGGATGCTCCGCAGGCAATATAAAAAAATACATGACTGAAATTTTTAAGGACTGGGATCCTTTAGTTTCATCTATTGTCAAAGAATCCAGTTATAAAAATGTACATTTATGGCATGTGTATGAGCTGGAAAAACTCAATCCGTTTTACAAAGGCAATCTCGTTTTTATCGGAGATGCAGCACACCCGCTTATTCCTTTTACAAGCCAGGGGGTTACCTCTGCACTGAAGGACTCTTTTACGCTGACTCACTATCTGATGGAAGAAGAAAATATCGAAGATGCCTTCAGAAAATATGAGGAAGAAAGAAAACCGGAAATTGAAGTCCACATTACGAATGGCAGAGCTTTACTGAATCAGTTTTTGCTCCCGCTTGACCAACATTCAAAAAATATTTTACCAATCTCTTATAAATAA
- a CDS encoding pyridoxal phosphate-dependent aminotransferase, with amino-acid sequence MFTNNDINFEALKRKAYNGRWAALEDGIIPLTAADPDFRTAPEIEEGIIEYIKDGYLSYGPFSGLPEFKRNVAEHFNTEKSGSFSPDNILAVNSAAQGMFLIASYVLKPGEEAIILDPVDFLFKKSVEAVGGKVRLCPVDTVTGDIDFEKLAASITPKTKLISICNPHNPLGKVYSKETLKKISEIASAHDLWVMSDEIWSDIVYDQREFHTYSSVSEEAKRKSFTVYGFSKSFGIAGLRIGAVLCNDQEIFDDFIEKSNFNSTIEGVSTLSQIAASVALEKAKPWYREFLSHLQSNRDLAFKILSRSEILSPNLPEATFVLFPKIKNGLSSDEFTRHVLHHGKVAIVPGSERWFGKGAEGHVRICFSTSQEILEEGLNRIIKSF; translated from the coding sequence ATGTTCACCAATAACGATATCAATTTTGAAGCACTAAAAAGAAAAGCTTATAATGGCAGATGGGCAGCCTTAGAAGACGGGATCATTCCTTTGACGGCTGCTGATCCGGACTTCAGAACAGCCCCTGAAATTGAAGAGGGAATCATTGAATACATCAAAGACGGGTATCTGAGCTACGGCCCGTTTTCAGGTCTTCCTGAATTTAAAAGAAATGTGGCAGAACATTTCAATACAGAAAAATCCGGAAGTTTCAGTCCGGACAACATTCTTGCGGTTAACAGTGCTGCCCAGGGGATGTTCCTGATTGCCTCATATGTTTTGAAACCTGGCGAAGAGGCTATTATTTTGGATCCCGTCGACTTTCTGTTTAAAAAGTCAGTAGAAGCCGTTGGCGGAAAAGTTAGATTATGCCCTGTAGATACAGTAACCGGAGATATTGATTTTGAAAAACTGGCTGCATCAATTACCCCGAAGACCAAACTGATCAGTATTTGTAATCCTCATAATCCACTCGGAAAAGTGTATTCTAAAGAGACCCTGAAAAAGATTTCTGAGATTGCCTCTGCCCATGACCTGTGGGTCATGAGTGATGAAATATGGAGCGATATTGTATATGACCAAAGAGAATTTCACACGTACTCATCTGTTTCCGAAGAGGCTAAAAGAAAAAGTTTTACCGTATATGGATTTTCAAAATCATTTGGTATTGCAGGTTTAAGAATTGGAGCCGTTTTATGCAATGACCAGGAGATCTTTGACGATTTTATTGAAAAATCAAACTTCAATTCAACGATAGAAGGGGTTTCAACATTATCCCAGATTGCAGCAAGTGTAGCTCTTGAAAAAGCAAAGCCATGGTACAGGGAATTTTTAAGCCATTTACAGAGCAATCGGGATCTCGCCTTTAAAATATTAAGCCGTTCCGAAATTTTGAGTCCGAATCTGCCTGAGGCGACCTTTGTATTATTTCCTAAAATAAAAAACGGGCTGTCGAGTGATGAATTTACCCGACATGTCCTACACCATGGGAAAGTAGCTATCGTTCCCGGTTCGGAAAGATGGTTCGGAAAAGGGGCAGAAGGCCACGTGAGAATCTGCTTCTCAACTTCACAAGAAATTCTTGAAGAAGGCTTAAATCGAATAATAAAAAGTTTTTAA
- a CDS encoding TonB-dependent receptor gives MKIKYISVFFLTATSLSYAQQINDTIPKESKIDEVAITGSRNKKRTVINTPVPIDVIDIKQVSQSTGQVEVNQLLQFAAPSFNSNKQSGSDGADAVDPATLRGLGPDQTLLLLNGKRYHQSSLINLFGTKGRGNTGSDMNTIPIGAIKRVEVLRDGASAQYGSDAIAGVINVILNDRDKGFEGNAFYGMNLFKSPGNNDVVSDRKVDGNTFDFSGNLGTKIGSKGGFGNFTAEFINKEYAIRNANPDKYTAPRQRFGDAKAQNVYFFGNIELPLSDGLKFYSRQGFSHRNTNAYAWTRTPEADGNIPEIYPNGFNPIEDTSITDFTFDNGLKFNVAEWDVDFYNAFGSNRFTYDIKNTVNATLGVNSPTSFYAGGHSLLQNTTGFNATKQFKVLEGLNIAFGSEFRYEKFNIIKGEEASYAMYDINGNVVTPSTPQNLLVTNPLSGEVRPGGSQGFPGYSSDIGKSRNNFAAYVDTELDITKKWMISAAGRFEHYNDFGSTLNGKFATRYAITPQFAFRGSVSTGFRAPSLAQKYYSQQFTNFQGGQLVTIQLASNDSDLARLVGISQLKQETSVNGSAGFTFNTGKFTATVDGYYIQVKNRIVLTGNFSRSDLFTTQQQEDEYPFIDQAQFFANAIDTRTRGIDVILSYNETIGSGKLTATLAGNYNNMEITKVNTSEQLKGKEDIYLSKRERGFILASAPKTKINLNLNYKINKFNANLQLVRFDKVTLIGYDDAEQVYNPKVTTDVSLGYEFSRNLNLTLGSKNIFNRYPSLQPTQVDSGNTESGGIFDPVQMGFAGRQVFARLNFKF, from the coding sequence ATGAAAATAAAATACATCAGCGTTTTTTTTCTTACTGCAACTTCTCTTTCTTATGCCCAGCAAATCAATGATACGATCCCCAAAGAATCCAAAATAGATGAAGTAGCGATCACCGGAAGCAGGAATAAGAAAAGAACAGTGATTAATACACCTGTTCCAATTGATGTCATTGATATTAAACAGGTCAGCCAGTCAACAGGACAGGTGGAGGTCAACCAGCTGCTGCAGTTTGCAGCTCCCTCTTTTAACTCCAACAAACAGTCGGGATCAGACGGAGCTGATGCTGTAGATCCTGCTACCTTAAGAGGTTTAGGACCAGACCAGACCCTGCTTTTATTAAATGGAAAAAGATACCACCAGTCTTCCCTGATCAACCTTTTCGGAACGAAGGGAAGGGGAAATACCGGATCAGATATGAATACCATTCCGATCGGTGCCATCAAAAGAGTAGAAGTTCTCCGTGACGGTGCTTCAGCGCAATATGGTTCTGATGCCATAGCAGGAGTGATCAATGTGATCCTAAATGACCGTGATAAAGGTTTTGAAGGAAATGCTTTTTACGGGATGAATCTTTTCAAAAGTCCCGGAAACAATGATGTTGTCTCTGATCGTAAAGTGGATGGAAATACTTTCGATTTCAGCGGAAACCTGGGAACAAAAATAGGATCAAAAGGAGGTTTCGGAAACTTCACCGCAGAATTCATCAATAAAGAATATGCGATCCGAAATGCAAACCCGGATAAATATACTGCTCCCAGACAACGTTTCGGAGATGCCAAAGCTCAAAATGTCTATTTTTTCGGAAATATAGAATTGCCGTTGTCCGACGGACTGAAATTCTACTCACGGCAGGGATTTTCGCACAGAAATACCAATGCCTATGCCTGGACAAGAACGCCGGAAGCTGACGGAAATATTCCTGAAATTTACCCTAACGGCTTTAACCCGATTGAAGATACCAGTATCACTGACTTCACATTTGATAACGGTTTGAAATTTAATGTGGCTGAATGGGATGTAGATTTTTATAATGCATTTGGCAGCAATAGGTTTACGTATGATATCAAAAATACGGTGAATGCCACCTTAGGAGTAAATTCCCCAACAAGTTTTTATGCTGGAGGCCATTCTTTACTGCAAAACACAACCGGTTTTAATGCTACAAAACAATTCAAGGTACTGGAAGGGCTTAATATCGCATTCGGATCCGAATTCAGATATGAAAAATTCAATATCATCAAAGGGGAAGAAGCGTCCTATGCCATGTATGATATTAATGGAAACGTAGTAACGCCAAGTACTCCGCAAAATCTTTTGGTAACCAATCCTTTATCCGGTGAGGTAAGACCGGGCGGTTCCCAAGGTTTCCCCGGTTACTCCAGCGATATTGGTAAAAGCAGAAATAATTTTGCCGCCTATGTAGATACGGAACTCGATATTACTAAAAAATGGATGATCAGTGCAGCAGGAAGATTTGAGCATTATAATGATTTCGGAAGTACACTGAATGGTAAATTTGCGACCCGGTATGCCATTACCCCACAATTTGCCTTCCGCGGGTCGGTTTCTACCGGTTTCAGAGCGCCATCTCTGGCTCAAAAATACTACAGCCAGCAGTTTACTAATTTTCAGGGAGGGCAGCTGGTTACCATTCAATTGGCATCCAACGACAGTGATCTGGCAAGACTTGTGGGAATTTCCCAGCTGAAACAGGAAACTTCTGTCAATGGAAGTGCCGGATTTACTTTTAACACTGGAAAATTCACCGCTACAGTGGATGGCTATTACATCCAGGTAAAGAACAGAATTGTTCTGACCGGAAATTTTTCCAGAAGTGATCTGTTTACCACTCAACAGCAGGAAGATGAATATCCTTTCATTGACCAGGCTCAGTTTTTTGCCAATGCTATAGATACCAGGACAAGGGGAATAGATGTCATTCTGAGTTATAATGAAACTATTGGTTCCGGAAAATTGACCGCTACGCTAGCCGGAAATTACAATAACATGGAAATCACTAAAGTAAATACCTCGGAGCAGCTGAAGGGCAAAGAAGATATTTATCTGAGCAAAAGAGAAAGAGGATTCATTCTGGCTTCTGCTCCAAAGACCAAGATTAATCTCAACCTCAACTATAAAATCAATAAATTCAATGCCAACTTACAGCTGGTAAGATTTGATAAGGTCACTTTGATCGGATATGATGATGCAGAACAAGTTTACAATCCAAAGGTTACCACAGATGTTTCGTTGGGGTATGAGTTTTCCAGAAACCTCAACCTGACTTTGGGAAGTAAGAACATCTTTAACAGATATCCCAGTCTACAGCCTACCCAGGTAGATTCAGGAAATACCGAGTCTGGCGGGATTTTTGATCCTGTACAAATGGGATTTGCCGGAAGGCAGGTATTTGCACGACTTAATTTTAAGTTTTAA
- a CDS encoding PQQ-dependent sugar dehydrogenase: MKINQFYVPVLSAFFILSSCKKANVNAQQAGKDGSVETEKPNSEYQPAFKGQTRIKAVKTTTPYQVEILNKDLGRPWGIVNLPDGRFLITDKTGHMNVVSKDGKQISKIEGFPKVDSKGQGGMLDVALDPDFKTNSIIYFSFSEPFGKGNLTSVAKGKLSADLKSIAEVKVIFRAEPSYDGDKHYGSRLAFDKDGYLFVSTGERSDKVTRVYAQKTDNYLGKILKITKDGMPAPGNPFIGKQGYKPEIYAYGVRNPQGLAIDPDGNLWDVEMGPRGGDEINLIQPGKNYGWGDVTYGIEYSGQKVGEGITRKEGTEQPVYYWDPVISPSGITFYTGNIEEWKGNLLIGCLSGEHIDRIVLKDNKVVGEERLLADQKERFRDVLNGMDGNLYGVTDSGKLYKISKK, encoded by the coding sequence ATGAAAATCAATCAATTTTATGTTCCGGTTCTTAGTGCTTTTTTTATTTTATCTTCATGTAAGAAAGCTAATGTTAATGCTCAGCAGGCAGGAAAAGACGGCAGTGTAGAAACAGAAAAGCCAAATTCTGAATATCAGCCTGCATTTAAGGGACAGACAAGAATAAAAGCAGTAAAAACAACAACTCCTTATCAGGTAGAAATACTAAACAAAGATCTGGGAAGGCCATGGGGAATTGTTAATCTGCCGGACGGAAGATTTCTGATTACTGATAAAACAGGTCATATGAATGTTGTATCAAAAGATGGAAAACAGATTTCTAAAATTGAAGGATTCCCGAAAGTAGATTCAAAAGGGCAGGGAGGTATGCTGGATGTAGCCCTGGATCCTGATTTTAAAACCAATAGCATCATTTATTTCAGTTTTTCAGAGCCATTCGGAAAGGGAAACCTGACTTCGGTTGCGAAAGGGAAGTTATCTGCGGATCTTAAGAGTATTGCAGAAGTTAAGGTGATCTTCCGGGCAGAACCTTCTTATGATGGTGATAAACATTATGGAAGCAGGCTGGCTTTTGATAAGGACGGATACTTATTTGTGAGCACAGGGGAAAGATCTGATAAAGTAACAAGGGTGTATGCCCAGAAGACAGATAATTATTTAGGCAAAATACTAAAGATTACAAAAGATGGAATGCCGGCTCCGGGAAATCCGTTTATAGGAAAGCAGGGCTATAAACCTGAAATTTATGCATATGGTGTCAGAAATCCACAAGGGCTTGCCATTGATCCGGATGGAAATCTTTGGGATGTTGAAATGGGGCCTAGAGGAGGAGATGAAATCAATTTAATACAGCCCGGCAAGAACTACGGCTGGGGTGATGTTACCTATGGAATTGAATACTCCGGACAGAAAGTAGGCGAGGGAATTACACGGAAAGAAGGAACTGAACAGCCTGTTTATTATTGGGATCCTGTGATATCTCCAAGTGGAATTACTTTCTATACCGGAAATATAGAAGAATGGAAAGGCAATCTACTGATCGGATGTCTGAGTGGTGAACATATCGACAGAATTGTGTTGAAGGATAACAAAGTGGTAGGTGAAGAACGTCTTTTAGCGGATCAGAAAGAACGTTTCAGGGATGTATTGAATGGGATGGACGGTAATCTGTATGGGGTGACAGACAGTGGGAAGCTCTATAAAATTTCAAAGAAGTAA